The genomic interval GTCTCTTTGACCAAGACACCTACTCCATCATACACTTTGTGAAAAGGTGCATTGCACATAAAGGCACAGGTGGTGACCAGCTTGTTCTTGACATCGACGTGAGCTTCTCCCACTTCCTTGTTCACATGTTTGCAGCCCATCTCCTTCAGAACCCCTGCTGTCCCTGCATATGGCCACCTGAGGGGCACAACAGAGGAACAGTCAGAACTGTAGAATGCATTTCGTTACAGACATCTGATGGTGAAGAGCTCTTCCACTCACGTTTCACACTCTTTGTCCTGTCCCACAGTGAGTTCACAGCCTGGCAGGACTTTGGCGGCGAGGACGGGAGAGATGCACAACATGCCCAGCGGTTTACCGGCCTTGTGGAAAGCCTTGATGAGCTTCTCCAGAAGTGGCTGGACGGTGCAGTCCTTATTCTTCACTGCCCAGTCGCTCAGGTTCTTAGCCACGCCGAACCCCCctaaacagagacacacacacagaggatacACTTCAAATAAACGAAAGAAATGTCAAATAACTCATTTTGTGGTGTTAATCTATGGCAAAGACAGTCTGACCTGGGATAATGGCGGCGTCGAATGCTGTAACATCTAACTTGGCCAGATCAGTCACTTCCCCCCTGGCGATACGTGCACTTTCCTGCAGGACGTTTCTTTTCTCAGTCGTGGGTTTCCCGTCGCAGTGATTCACAACGTGCATCTGATCTGCATTCGGAGCAAACATCTGCACCTGAAGTGAAACACCGACATGTAAAATGTCCTGCTGATTCAGAGTGGTTATTCTCTATCTCAgaggttcagggttatgacacTGATCTTGTACATAAACTGCTAGAATGGATCCTGAACTTTAAATTACATAACAGAAATGTTCACAGTAGCAGCTTCGCTTTTcatctcttcttttcctccacTTACTTTTGCTCCAGCGCGACTCAGGTGGACGAGAACAGCGGAGGCCTCGTGGATCTCTGTGCCGTCATAGACGCCACAGCCCGAGAGAATAACTGCAACACGCTTTGCCATGATTCCTATTAAACACAAGACATGGAGCACAATGTGTACGACTTTGACATCAGGGTTGATCCCCTTTTTATTTCACTATTAGACATGAAGTAGACATGATTAACCAAGCACTGCTCCTGAGACACCTGTAGCTCATGTTTGCATAAATAATTTATGGAGCCAGGTGAGAGAGGAGCctcagatgctgctgctgctgctgctaggtAACACTGTTGACACCAGCTAGGTGCAGTTACAGGAAGGAcggaacaataaataaatgctgtACTTGAAGATGAATAAGGATCAGAAATTAATTTAGCATTTCAGTTTCCCTCGTGCATGTTGCATAGATACATTCATAAAATTGTTgtctaaaataaatgtgtttgctgGTAAAATATTATCTAGAAACCAGTAGTTGGGTTCAGATAACAGAAGATAAGTTTAGATAACAGAAGATAAGTTCAGATAACAGAAGATAAGTTCAGATAGCAGACGTTAGATCCCTCTTACCTTGAATATGCTGGAGGTCTTCTTGTGTGTGTACTGGAGCTGTTCAGGAGTGTTGTGTTGACTgaactctgaaacacacactttatagTCCTGCCTGCTTCTCCCGGCTCCTCCCACACCGACCTGCCGTCCAACAGGCTGACATCATGTTCCTTACAGGAAACCAGAAACTCTGCTGGTTACTGATCGCCTGCCCTTGAGGATGAAATGCTGAGTCACTCTCATCAGTTGTttgaaagaaacaataaaaactgaCGCAGTAATGCCACACTTATCTGTTTAAACAGGGTTTAACTTATTTCAGGGTCACGGTCAAAGTTCTGTGGATGAGAattaaacagaaacattcagttgagatataaatatattaagttATATTATTCTTATGAAGCTGAGACTCTTCAGGCCAGAACATTCTTTTGACACAAATGTTTCAGCTTTGAGATTTAGCTTCAATGTGTCCTTTATACAGATAAAGTTATTAAAGTCACCACTTTGTAAATTTGtatctttaaatttaaataaaattttaaaaaggtatatgtgtatatgtttcAGTTACACTAACATAACCCAAACtttccatttttatttctatctaTATTCTGAACTATCTATATTCGTTTGTACTTGTTTATATAACATCCATGTCTGTATTAATAGTATATAACACTTTATCCCAAGTAACATGGTGACATtatatttttttgaaatgttgACAATAGGTTCTGATTTAGAGTGATACATGatcatttatttcctctttgTAAAAACCTTGAAAAAAGCAATTAATAGCAATGACATgtgcattttctctctctctctctgtgtgtgtgtgtgtgtgtgtgtgtgtgtgtgtgtgtgtgtgtgtgtgtgtgtgtgtgtgtgtgtgtgtgtgtgtttctatgttaTTTCCCAGTAAGGTGTAGCCTCTGCTCTCAGGTTTCTGCTGACGTCACACTCAGCCGTATAAAGCTCAGCTGCAGGTGGTGACAAACCCACAGACTCTGACATGACTGATCGACACACACTACATGTGTCCGTGGGCATCCTCGGCATCGCTGGAGGTAGGATTTCATTCCCATTGTTtagtgattgtttttttaaacagcatttGTACCAAAGAGCTACGAGCCTGCTCCCTGTTGTTATAATAAAGAATTTTCTTATATCCAACTGTATTATAATAAGCCGATCAAGTGTCATTTTAGAATAAGGATTTGATATTAAATATAAAGCAAGTA from Limanda limanda chromosome 10, fLimLim1.1, whole genome shotgun sequence carries:
- the si:ch211-153b23.5 gene encoding glutamine amidotransferase-like class 1 domain-containing protein 3, mitochondrial; translated protein: MAKRVAVILSGCGVYDGTEIHEASAVLVHLSRAGAKVQMFAPNADQMHVVNHCDGKPTTEKRNVLQESARIARGEVTDLAKLDVTAFDAAIIPGGFGVAKNLSDWAVKNKDCTVQPLLEKLIKAFHKAGKPLGMLCISPVLAAKVLPGCELTVGQDKECETWPYAGTAGVLKEMGCKHVNKEVGEAHVDVKNKLVTTCAFMCNAPFHKVYDGVGVLVKETLKLA